A stretch of Oryza brachyantha chromosome 4, ObraRS2, whole genome shotgun sequence DNA encodes these proteins:
- the LOC102715755 gene encoding expansin-B17 has protein sequence MAASSRSSAPFLLCFLLLLAPPISASSLFDGGKSKSAAAVDMEWRPATATWYGDAEGDGSTGGACGYGSLVDVVPLKARVGSVSPVLFKDGEGCGACYKVKCLDHSICSRRAVTVIVTDECPGGLCAFGRTHFDLSGAAFSRMAVAGAGGHLRDRGQLSVVYRRTACKYGGKNIAFRVNEGSTNFWLSLLVEFEDGEGDIGSMQIKQANSVEWLDMKHVWGATWCLVRGPLVGPFSVRLTTLSAQKTLTAREVIPRNWKPTATYTSRLNFEASL, from the exons ATGGCAGCCTCCTCGCGCTCCTCCGCGCCCTTCTTGCTCTGctttctgctgctgctcgctcCCCCCATCTCCGCCTCGTCCTTGTTCGACGGCGGCAAGTCGAagtccgcggcggcggtcgatATGgagtggcggccggcgaccgCGACGTGGTACGGCGACGCCGAAGGCGACGGCAGCACCG GTGGGGCGTGCGGGTATGGTTCGCTGGTGGACGTGGTGCCGTTGAAGGCGCGGGTGGGATCGGTGAGCCCCGTGCTGTTCAAGGACGGCGAGGGCTGCGGCGCCTGCTACAAGGTGAAGTGCCTCGACCACAGCATCTgctcccgccgcgccgtcacgGTCATCGTCACCGACGAGTGCCCCGGCGGGCTGTGCGCGTTCGGCCGCACGCACTTCGACCTCAGCGGCGCCGCCTTCAGCAGGATGGCcgttgccggcgccggcgggcacCTGCGCGACCGGGGCCAGCTGTCGGTCGTGTACAGAAG GACGGCGTGCAAATATGGCGGGAAGAACATAGCCTTCCGTGTAAACGAAGGCTCGACGAACTTCTGGCTCTCGCTGCTGGTCGAGTTcgaggacggcgagggcgacATTGGATCCATGCAGATAAAGCAG GCCAACTCGGTGGAGTGGCTGGACATGAAGCACGTGTGGGGGGCCACGTGGTGCCTGGTGCGGGGCCCGCTCGTCGGGCCCTTCTCGGTGAGGCTGACGACGCTGTCGGCCCAGAAGACTCTGACAGCCCGGGAGGTCATCCCCAGGAACTGGAAGCCCACGGCCACCTACACCTCGCGCCTCAACTTCGAGGCCTCCCTCTGA